Proteins encoded within one genomic window of Humulus lupulus chromosome 1, drHumLupu1.1, whole genome shotgun sequence:
- the LOC133808222 gene encoding peroxidase 35-like encodes MSFDNMAQFNIVLVLSLCLSLCLLPHPTSAQLKQNFYSKTCPNVENIVRNVVRQKFQQTFVTVPATLRLFFHDCFVSGCDASVMIASFGGNKAEKDHPDNLSLAGDGFDTVIKAKAAVDAVPSCKNKVSCADILTMATRDVVALAGGPSYAVELGRFDGKTSTSSSVSGNLPKGSFDVNQLNSMFIKNGLNQTDMVALSAAHTLGFSHCNQISSRIWGSKVDSTLNSAYAKQLQAMCPRNVDPRIAINMDPSTPRTFDNVYYKNLQQRKGLFTSDQVLFEDSRTRPTVNAWASNPNAFNKAFITAMTKLGRVGVKNSGNGNIRRNCGAFN; translated from the exons ATGAGCTTTGATAACATGGCCCAGTTCAATATCGTACTCGTTTTGTCACTTTGCCTCAGTTTATGCCTCTTACCTCATCCCACATCGGCTCAGCTTAAGCAAAACTTTTACTCCAAAACATGTCCCAATGTCGAAAACATTGTCCGAAACGTTGTGCGCCAGAAGTTTCAACAGACCTTTGTCACCGTTCCTGCTACTCTTCGTCTCTTCTTCCACGATTGCTTTGTCTCG GGCTGTGATGCTTCGGTGATGATTGCTTCCTTTGGAGGAAACAAGGCCGAGAAAGATCACCCAGATAATCTATCATTGGCTGGTGATGGTTTCGACACTGTGATCAAAGCTAAAGCCGCAGTTGATGCGGTTCCCAGTTGCAAAAACAAAGTCTCGTGTGCTGATATTCTCACCATGGCCACCCGAGATGTTGTTGCTCTG GCAGGTGGTCCTTCTTACGCGGTTGAGTTGGGAAGGTTCGATGGAAAAACTTCAACATCATCGAGTGTATCTGGAAATCTTCCAAAAGGTTCCTTCGATGTGAACCAGCTAAACTCCATGTTTATCAAAAATGGTTTAAACCAGACAGACATGGTTGCTCTCTCTG CTGCGCACACCCTTGGATTCTCTCATTGCAACCAGATCTCGAGCAGAATATGGGGTAGCAAAGTGGACTCCACCCTGAACAGCGCATATGCCAAACAGCTCCAAGCAATGTGCCCAAGAAATGTGGACCCCAGAATAGCCATCAACATGGACCCAAGCACCCCCAGAACTTTCGACAACGTCTACTACAAGAATCTTCAACAGAGAAAAGGTCTTTTCACTTCGGATCAAGTCCTGTTTGAGGACTCAAGAACCAGGCCTACTGTCAATGCATGGGCTAGTAACCCCAACGCCTTTAACAAGGCATTTATTACTGCCATGACTAAGTTGGGCCGAGTCGGAGTTAAGAATAGTGGGAACGGTAATATTCGTCGTAACTGTGGTGCTTTCAATTAA